The Oscillatoria salina IIICB1 DNA segment ACTCGATCGAATTGTTGCAAGCAAATATAAATTTGGCGTTAAATCGACTAAAATTGGCGGCAAACCTGTAGTTAACTGGACTTCGCCTCTAGAAGGAATCAATGCTACTCGCGGTTGGTTAGAATCAGATGTGGTTTTTCTCACGATTGGCGCACCAGTGGCTGAAGAGTTCTTACCTCAACCAAAAGCTAATTTGCGATCGAATGAGTTGTTTAAAAAAGTGGTACTTACCGGAAACAACAACAGCGAAAATCAATTTTTTCTTGATGTCGAACGTACCATCAACGGCGGTAATTTGGGTATCCTCCAACTACCAGCCCATCAGCAAATGTTACTGGATGCCATTCGTACCATCGGTTTTACCACCGCAACTAATGACGAAACCAGTACCCGTTTCGAGATTGTCCTACAACTCAAAAATTTGGCGATCGCTCCTCAATCAGATTTGGAAATCCAACAACCACTTCCTAAAGGGGATTAGGGACTGGGGATTGGGAGACAAGGAGGATAAACTAATAACTGTTCACTGGTCACTGCTAACTGATTACTGATTACTGGTAACTGTTCACTGGTCACTGCTAACTGATAACTGATTACTGGTAACTGTTCACTGTTAACTGCTCCCTGATAACTGATTACTGGTAACTGTTCACTGTTAACTGCTCCCTGATAACTGATTACTGGTAACTGTTCACTGTTCACTGTTAACTGCTCCCTGATAACTGGGAACTGGCACAATAAACTAAGAAAGTTTCTAGCTAGAGGTTTGGTATCAATCGCCAAACAAAAGTTAAAATTCGTTTTAGACAAAAGAGAATTTATGAATTTGGTCACACTCCAGAACTTCCTGGATAATACTTCATTTGCGCTCCTGTTCCTGACCATGTTGATCTACTGGGTAGGAGCATCATTTCCCCGTATTCCCTATCTACAAGCTTTAGGAAGTGCAGGAATGGCATCTGCCAACCTTTGTATCGCCGCCTTACTCGGTGCTAGATGGATCGAAGCAGGTTACTTTCCTTTAAGCAATCTTTATGAATCATTATTTTTCTTAGCTTGGGGAATCACCGCAGTTCACTTATTAGCCGAATTCAAAAGTGGCAGTCGTTTAGTCGGCGTAGCCACAGCCCCAGTAGCAATGGGCGTTACCGCCTTTGCAGCCCTGTCGCTACCAGCAGAAATGCAAACGGCCGAACCATTAGTTCCAGCCTTAAAATCCAACTGGCTAATGATGCACGTTAGCGTGATGATGCTTTCTTATGCGACTTTAATGGTAGGTTCGCTGTTAGCGATCGCTTATTTATTCGTAACTCGCGGACAAAAAATCGAACTCCGTGGTAGTTCAGTGGGTACAGGTAGTAACCGCAGCAAAAATTACCAACTCCAAGTCAAAACTCAAACCAGTAGCGAGATTCCCACAACTTCGGCGCTATCCAATTTCAATCCAACTAATACTCCGATCGCAACCGCCGTTTTAGAGCGAAACGCTCAGGAAACTGAAACCAAATCAACAATTAAACCTACTCCTACTCTCTCCCCACAGCGTCTTACCCTCGCCGAAACTCTCGATAACATTTCTTATCGCACGATCGGATTAGGATTTCCCTTACTAACAATTGGTATTATTGCAGGTGCAGTCTGGGCAAATGAAGCTTGGGGATCTTACTGGAGTTGGGACCCAAAAGAAACCTGGGCTTTGATCTCTTGGCTAGTTTTTGCCGCCTACCTACACGCTAGGATAACCAAAGGGTGGCAAGGCAGGCGACCTGCAATTTTAGCAGCTACAGGTTTAATTGTGGTCTGGATTTGCTATTTAGGGGTCAATCTACTTGGTAAAGGGTTACATTCCTATGGCTGGTTCTTTTAATTCTTGACGCAGGCAAAAATTAGAAGTTAACCATTATTGACAAGAAGTAACTCGGTAAAAAAACTAAATGGGGGAAAATAGTCGTGGATAATCAGTTCTCGCCGCTTTTCAGTGGTGAAGTTCTCACAATTGAAGATTCCGATCAGTTTTTGATCTCGCATCACACGTTCCAATCGGGCGAATTTACAGAAGCCCTGAAAAAGCAGCTACTCGAATACGGTATTGGTGGGTTTACTGAAGACAATAATGCCTGGTTTAGCGAAGAAGGCGTTGAGTGCAAAGTTCTTCGCTATGGCGCTACAGGATGGAAAAAAGGCAAAGTCAGAATTAACC contains these protein-coding regions:
- the ccsB gene encoding c-type cytochrome biogenesis protein CcsB, giving the protein MNLVTLQNFLDNTSFALLFLTMLIYWVGASFPRIPYLQALGSAGMASANLCIAALLGARWIEAGYFPLSNLYESLFFLAWGITAVHLLAEFKSGSRLVGVATAPVAMGVTAFAALSLPAEMQTAEPLVPALKSNWLMMHVSVMMLSYATLMVGSLLAIAYLFVTRGQKIELRGSSVGTGSNRSKNYQLQVKTQTSSEIPTTSALSNFNPTNTPIATAVLERNAQETETKSTIKPTPTLSPQRLTLAETLDNISYRTIGLGFPLLTIGIIAGAVWANEAWGSYWSWDPKETWALISWLVFAAYLHARITKGWQGRRPAILAATGLIVVWICYLGVNLLGKGLHSYGWFF